Part of the Macrobrachium nipponense isolate FS-2020 chromosome 19, ASM1510439v2, whole genome shotgun sequence genome, TGTGGGTGAGTGCtaataaatatatgtagttggataCACATAAAAGATATGGTTGGTTACACAAAATAATATGTGTGTGGGTACACAAAAATATGTTGGTGGGTACTCAAAAATTATATGTGTGGGTACACACAAAAAATGCGGCTGGGTATGCAAAACTCGTCATAGATTCATAGGAATTGTATTTTGCATCCAGAAAGtattaactgaaaagtgtttatcATCATTTGTTAATtgatatgaaatatgaatatagagCGTACAATTTGAGCCTGAGaatgagtgcatatatatatatatatatatatatatatatatatatatatatatatatatatatatatatatatatctatatatatatatatctatatatatatagtatatatatatatatatatatatatatagatatatctatatatatatatatagatatatatatatatagatatatatatagattttatatagatatatatatatatatatatatatatatatatgtatgtatgtatatatatatatgatgtgcatgtgtttatatctgcatatatatatatatatatatatatatatatatatataatatatatatatatatatatatatatatatatatatatatatatatatcattcacgaCATGGGCGTACCTCAGTGGAAAATATGATTGTTTTTGAAAAGGcccattattgttttattatgatCATTGTATAAACTTAatctaatttttgttgttgtactgCTGTGGTCTAAAAGTATCACGCTAcaggtatgttattattattattattattgttattattattattattattattattattattattattattattattattattattattattattatttcccgtaCTCATGCCACGCGCATACAGCCGACTGACAAAGGATAAACAAAGCTGTTTATTGTCTCTTTTGTTTCGACTAGGCATAATGCTGAAGCAAATTATTTGTTTGAACGCTTTTGAAAGCCGCACTAATACTGCCTATTATTCATTCGCAGGTCCATCCCGCCCCCACCACCATTACGAGGAGATGAGGTTAATGAATTGGAAAAGGATTAGTGAAGGACGTATCTCTCGGGCCTGATAGGACTCTCGTCACTGGGATTTCACAAACAGGATAAAGCTGCTATCCTGCCATCCTGCACTCCTGACATAAGGATTCCCCAGCCTCCTCTTTCTTTCAGTCGAGGTTTGTGCGCAGCTATATGTCCTAAGTGGAGAGTCTGAAGgaggaacttcttcttcttcttcttcttcttcactctcgCTGGTGCAGTGGGGTAGACGCCGCCAGTGCTTGAACTTGATCGAGGCCTAAGACCAAAACCGGGACCCTTTCATGGTATCCGCCAAGACGATGGGGACAGTTACCATACCAGGATCCTAACGTGACCCAATGTGACCCCCTTTGGCCCACAAGGCACCATGTACAGCGGCCAGATGATGAGCTTCTCCCCTCTAGCCGCCAACACCACGTACCTGGATGCGGTCTTGGGCGGCTCCGACCGGCGGGGCTTGCTGGACCTGCCAGACCACACGTCGTCGGATTTCGACGGCCAGAGCCCTCCTCAATACCTGTCGACGGAGacgcagcagcagcaccagcagcaacaacAAGAGCTGCTGAGCGACTACCAGCCGATGGACCTGGACGACGCCGCCATGCTCCTCAACGACACCAACGGCACCAACTTCACCTCCTACATCCCGGAGGGCCTCAAGTACATCAACAGGACTCAGCTGATCGCCTACTCCCTGCTGTTCCCCTTCGCCGCCGTCGGCAACCTGGTGGTGTTCGTCGCCCTCTTCAGGAACCGCCACCGGAAGTCTCGGGTCAACATGATGATCATGCACCTGTCCCTGGCCGACATGATCGTCACCTTCGTCTTCCTCCCGACGGAGATCACGTGGCACATCACCATCGAGTGGGTCTTCGGCAACGTCGGCTGCAAGGTCTACAAGTTCCTGTCGGCTTTCGGCTTCTACATGTCGTCCATGGTGCTCGTCTGCATCTCCCTGGACCGCTACTTCGCCGTCCTCCACCCGCTCAAGGTCAACGACGCCCAGAGGCGTGGCAAAATCATGCTCTTCTTCGCCTGGGCCATCTCCTCCGTCATCTCCCTTCCCCAGGTAAGCCTTCGTCTGGAGAGACACCCCACTCCTCCCTCACCTCAATCCTCTCGattcttagggaaagaaaaaccTGGTGAATGAACGGTGCCTTTTATCCGTCGAGAAACTAATTAATCATGTTTTAATTCGCCTCTTGGCCTTATAAAAATGAAGTCGTTTTCCGCGCTATTGAGCACCCCGGAGGTCAGCTAATGACAGGCTTCCCTTTGAGCCTTGATCGTCTGTAGAGCGAGCCAGTTTTCAAAAGCGTCAGCACAGCTTTAACCATTTTTCCAAGTAATTAGACTTCAGGGGTAAAATGCGTAAACTCTGAATTGCTCTCAAGTACCTTCAGTAGCCGGAACCTTTAACTAAAAGGAAGTGATGGCTGCAACTTGTCTCCTACGTATCACGAATACGTTGTGAAAAAGTCAACGAATTTTGTCCATTACTAGATAATCGTATGGAGCAATGCTTACAACTACCAATCAGTCATTAGCTTCTCTTGAAACTGTTTGTGATGTTTGTGGCGGAAGTTACTGACGTGTgacggttttatttttattttttattttttttcactgaagTGTGGACGCACCGTAAGAGAAACGGCGCTGAAGCAtggtgaatataatatatatatatatatatatatatatatatataatatatatatatatatatatatatataatattttatataaacttacTTCCATCAACTGCAAGTAGGGATGTAACTAAATACAGTTCTTACTGCATTATCCATGCAGATATTAATAAATAGGATATACAAATTGTAGTAATTACCTCTCATTAATGAGACCAATATtacagtttgttatatatatatatatatacatacacacatatatatatatatatatatatacacacacatatatatgtatactgaatttttatcacatcaccgggattcatacccctcggaatttaatatatttccatatgtgTTAGCCGAAGGAGGAATTTTTTACTTGATGATAATTTCCtcatctcgtggattcgaaccagcgcacagaggagatatTGTAATCTACGGGTCACTTCTTATCTTGCaattggatctaaggctttgtaatgacaagcgtatccaaaaagtgtagttattacacacacatactcagatatatagataatatataatattaatatatatcataatatattaaatattatatatgatatgaaatttatcacatcaccgtgattcatatgaaatcattcgagctacatatatgaaaatatatcaattccgaggtagagcgaattagatattaaaggacatttttagctcgaatgatataaatacatatatatatatatatatatatatatatatatatatatatattatatatatatatatgtgtgtgtatatatatattatatatatatatatatatacatacacatgtatggtgtgtgtttgtaataactacactttttggatacgcttgtcattacaaagccttagatccaattGCAAGATAAGAAGTGACCCGTAGATTACAATATCTCCTCTGGGcgctcgttcgaatccacgagatgaagaaattattatcaagtaaaaaattcccccttcggctaacatatatgaaaatatattaattccgaggtagagcgaaattgaaggacatttatagcttaatgcatggGGGGGgggtatgaatcacggtaaagtgatacaaaaaaattcatatatatacatatacacacacatatatatatgtatgtgcgtgtgtgtgtgtgtatatatatatatatatatatatatatatatatatttttatatatatgtacatgtgtgtgatatttttatatatacatatatatttatatatatgtgtgtatgtgtgtatagtaatTCCTTAAGCCAGTCTCAAATTTCTCTGTTCCTTGTCGAAATTGCTTGGGGAAAATGACTGTTATCCAATTTCAGGTGGGCCTCGAGCTTTGCCGAACTTGCTCCAGCTAAGTGGTGCCAACTTGCAATAGCAGTGCACTgttacatctaacttttttttttatgacaacaaTTGTATCCTCTATATCCCAACGTGGTATCCTTGCATTCAACCCCACCCCAACCTCTAGttcatgtttatattatatatatattatatatagatatatatatatatatatatatatatatatatatatatttctacttatttattattatgtatatttatttttgctgttgtaataaatgaatacttttttccctatttcccattaccttctgttacttcgtcttcatattctttgaaagcttgaatttcaagtcatgggGTTCTCTTGTGCCATATGAATAATGTTCatcgtatgaataataataataataataataatgggcacaattttcagtgtcgaaaataataacaatgattgcaggtccacaataaatatcgcatgtgaagtatataaagtgtttaatgataagagctttcgaaccctgcaccaggttcatcctcagcaaagtcaCTTTGcagaggatgaacctggtgcagggttcgaaagctcttatcattaaacactttatatacttcacatgcgatattattgtggacctgcaatcaataataataataataataataataataataataataataataataataataataataagaagaagaagaagaagaagaagaagaagaagaagaagaaattcagtttcgtgaaaacaaactgttaaaaaatccacaattttaacgtctacactgatgaggaacggtctttgttttttacataaatatatattttgatattttttgtggattttttaacaataataataataataatattgatgataataataagtgtCAAAAGAGCTCTTGTGTTTATAACTTGAAGTGGCCATCTCCAGTGAACTTTGTCCCTTCGCATCTATTTACTTATTCTAGTAAGAACTTGGATAATAATCCTCAGTCTTTAACTTTACACATAAAGTTCCCTTTATAATCACACAAATGGCTCATGGAAGTCTCTGAATATCGAACCAGTTTAAATAAAacttgttaattgattttttatatcattcattgaCTGTCATGcaattattctatattttttatgaacCGTAATTCCTTTTCCAACCTCCTCATTCTTTTGTGGTGAGACAAGAAGTTGGCGGTGGATTATTGCAGTAACACAAGTGGCACTTGGAAACTTTCATTCGTGTATCATGGTACGATTTCGTAGTCAGTTTCTAAGTGTTATCTTGGTCAAGCTGTTAAAGTTAGGAGATAAGTAAAGAAAGTTGGAGGCGTAACATTCATAATCCATCATCTCGTCCGTGAAAAGTTGCATACGTATCACCTAGTTCGTTCAATCTTTCCCtaaaaatcataaattaaaatACGATAATTTCCAGAACGTAGTTTTTTAACTCGATGTGAAAACTGTAATGGGATTTCCGTAGATTTAATCCACTAAGCCTCTGAATTCGAGGTagtagtatatagtattatattatttataaataatatgtaattcGAGGTAGTATaagtatgtttataatatataatgataataagagtCCTTTCGGAACTCATGTTCCCAGCTTTTTCTCCCCACCACAAAATGGAAGAGTTTTAGCGGATTAAAATCTCTCGTTACGAGTTGggaattaaagaaatgttttcattttgtgGGTAATGAGATCAACATGATAAGATCCGGGAGAGAAATGAGGAGTTGAAATCCAGCTCTCGAATAGATGtgaaccagctctctctctctctctctctctctctctctctctctctctctctgtgaaaagttTAATACTTTTCTTGACATTGATATGAGGATATGATAAATGTCATAGACTTCAACAGTCtgtttcagatctctctctctttttatatatatatatatatataataatatatataattaatatatatatatatatatattaatattatataatatcctgGACTCCTTCATTACTAAGCACCATGTCCCTTCGCTACGAACCCGGGCATCTTCCACGGCTTTGTAGTAGAGTATGTATACCCTGAGTCGACGTCCTCACTCCCAAAAATAGACATGTCACTCAGTTTTAGCTAATGCAGTGTGAGGCAcggctcttcttttttttcaggatttttattttcgttttctaaTGTCTTACAAATTTTACCATTTAACCTTTGTTCATCTGATTTTTGAAT contains:
- the LOC135218247 gene encoding adipokinetic hormone/corazonin-related peptide receptor variant I-like isoform X4 — its product is MYSGQMMSFSPLAANTTYLDAVLGGSDRRGLLDLPDHTSSDFDGQSPPQYLSTETQQQHQQQQQELLSDYQPMDLDDAAMLLNDTNGTNFTSYIPEGLKYINRTQLIAYSLLFPFAAVGNLVVFVALFRNRHRKSRVNMMIMHLSLADMIVTFVFLPTEITWHITIEWVFGNVGCKVYKFLSAFGFYMSSMVLVCISLDRYFAVLHPLKVNDAQRRGKIMLFFAWAISSVISLPQTVIFNVQLHPSIPDFYQCVTFGFFDSNNGGEMMYTVFCISFLYFIPLTIIIIAYTRIILEITRKSRDTKPEDYSREERYHGRLHLRRSNMSNIERARTRTLRMTFIIVMAFIWCWTPYALGTLWNFIDPETFHSMNQQVQDILFIIAVSNSVVNPIIYGRYSISCCRGLWYKAGDFCCCCCFCCCPHQRRRMATDHPPNINSSKSNGHFNGQSSHPSAGVESDFAETEPVGKGR